One stretch of Streptomyces sp. NBC_01363 DNA includes these proteins:
- a CDS encoding transposase: protein MGGKSNRRRRYAEEFKRDAVALVRSSGKTVTEVAREIGVSAEGLRNWVKQDTIDRGQGAPGELTSAEREELRRLRRQNRERAETIGVLRKAAAESTG from the coding sequence GTGGGAGGCAAGAGCAACCGCCGTAGGCGGTATGCGGAGGAGTTCAAGCGCGACGCGGTCGCGCTGGTCCGGTCTTCCGGCAAGACGGTCACCGAGGTGGCCCGGGAGATCGGGGTCAGCGCCGAGGGACTGCGGAACTGGGTCAAGCAGGACACGATCGACCGCGGGCAGGGGGCGCCGGGCGAGCTGACGAGCGCGGAGCGGGAAGAGCTGCGTCGGTTGCGGCGGCAGAACCGTGAGCGGGCCGAGACGATCGGGGTGCTGCGAAAAGCGGCGGCGGAGTCAACCGGTTGA